The Plodia interpunctella isolate USDA-ARS_2022_Savannah chromosome 11, ilPloInte3.2, whole genome shotgun sequence genome includes a window with the following:
- the Usp15-31 gene encoding ubiquitin carboxyl-terminal hydrolase 31, translating into MYIMSTNNLASVLKSCSESELINEISDTSMTPKQVEGSRLKRTFTLPRNPFGTMKPATSKSKNSENDKSLNSNSENIDNQKETGTLERKLFRRPSWKRFLNKIAQHMSTVNVSAVKSAPAIISGERVPCSGEPPWPPGATPAATGIKNHGNTCYMNAVLQCLSHTDVIAEYFVLDHYKLDLQKRNKINSKKYGTRGEVTEQLASLLKALWACHYTSDMSTTFKGVVERHGTQYRGNSQHDAQEFLFWLLDKVHEDLNTATKKKYKTIKNTCGKPDEVVAAETLANHARRNSSFVQAVFQAQYRSALTCAKCERTSCTFDPFHCVSVQLPSRLATAQPSPLPVNVVYVNQQPRQVRIGVELSPTATMDELRAALHADTGIDRDHIILAEINDTGWCVARAGWEAAGMDCGALYCMEAPPLLQAPAAPYLLILWVNLLEGDRFGSPYAMQVPREICYEDLQKLMLKEMSQVVAERVLEHEQRADIFRARIAEAHRPKDPAYLQPELPHPLFALAVEQALCAHDTHPHLRLELLWDPRHRDSIIREASEACEVHVSCGTGLNPLTLHACLQHYTRAEHLAQEDAWRCPQCQRYMPVVKTLGLWSLPDILVIHLKRFRQQAKGRTSTKLTTMVEFPLNDFDMTPHLVRRNTSVVDSPGHSRSPRRRHSKTLSSTLQENMYDLYAICYHHGDDLETGHYTAACKNPYDGHWYKFDDSRVSQVDDENAYSELVNNTAYMLFYKRKKPIVTHSCSTDDDVHWALRMPKFTKITESLNEITEIKEENVEDGKNEIPNEPESETDATAPTHSPLSRSIESLPDDSMNEAPSPLKQTTTTLIHNTASIIQSPTLQRPLLVEVNGNKTNDDANKNETTVTIEPYIHKDVHVNPKMTPVDTRRPRSVDYPARSSATNKDANRNYESSPLVASINGVEYHPTTEDLMLSMFQESKYIVPRHGNHISGESHPTSEKSTAWKTRIST; encoded by the exons ATGTATATCATGTCGACGAATAACCTAGCTTCAGTTTTAAAATCTTGTTCAGAGAGTGAGCTGATAAATGAAATTTCCGATACCAGCATGACACCAAAGCAAGTCGAGGGATCACGATTGAAACGTACTTTTACATTGCCCCGAAATCCATTTGGGACAATGAAGCCTGCAACCagcaaaagtaaaaatagCGAAAAtgataaatctttaaattccAACTCCGAAAATATTGACAATCAAAAAGAAACTGGTACACTTGAGAGGAAGTTGTTCAGAAGGCCATCATGGAAGAgatttttgaacaaaatagCTCAGCATATGAGTACTGTTAATGTTTCCGCC GTAAAATCAGCCCCAGCTATAATAAGTGGTGAACGGGTGCCATGTAGTGGAGAGCCCCCCTGGCCTCCGGGAGCAACCCCAGCGGCTACTGGAATTAAAAACCATGGAAATACTTGTTACATGAATGCAGTCCTACAGTGCCTTTCTCATACTGATGTAATTGCTGAATATTTTGTGTTAGACCATTACAAGTTGGATCTTcagaaacgaaataaaataaactcaaaaaagtATGGGACCAGAGGAGAGGTGACAGAACAATTAGCATCACTTTTAAAGGCACTTTGGGCTTGTCATTATACATCTGATATGAGTACCACATTTAAG GGTGTAGTCGAAAGACATGGAACACAATATAGAGGAAATAGTCAGCATGATGCACAAGAGTTTCTATTTTGGCTGTTAGATAAAGTACATGAAGATTTAAATACagcaacaaaaaagaaatataaaactataaag AATACATGTGGCAAGCCAGATGAGGTAGTAGCGGCAGAAACTCTAGCCAACCATGCTCGGAGAAACAGCTCATTTGTCCAAGCAGTTTTTCAGGCTCAGTACAG GTCAGCATTGACATGCGCAAAGTGTGAGAGAACATCATGCACATTTGATCCATTTCATTGTGTGAGTGTACAGTTGCCGTCAAGACTGGCAACTGCTCAGCCATCACCTCTACCTGTTAAT GTGGTGTACGTGAACCAGCAGCCGCGGCAAGTCCGTATCGGCGTGGAGCTTTCGCCCACCGCCACCATGGACGAGCTGCGTGCCGCGCTGCACGCCGACACCGGCATCGACCGCGACCACATCATACTGGCTGAGATCAACGACACAG GTTGGTGCGTAGCTCGCGCGGGCTGGGAAGCGGCGGGCATGGACTGCGGCGCGCTGTACTGCATGGAGGCGCCGCCGCTGCTGCAGGCGCCCGCCGCCCCCTACCTGCTCATACTGTGGGTCAACCTGCTCGAGGGAGACAGGTTTG GTTCGCCGTACGCGATGCAGGTGCCGCGCGAGATCTGCTACGAGGACCTGCAGAAGCTGATGCTGAAGGAGATGAGCCAGGTGGTGGCCGAGCGCGTGCTGGAGCACGAGCAGCGCGCCGACATCTTCCGCGCCAGGATCGCAGAGGCGCATCGCCCGAAAGATCCGGCTTATTTGCAGCCAGAG CTGCCGCACCCGCTGTTTGCGCTGGCCGTGGAGCAGGCGCTGTGCGCGCACGACACTCACCCGCATCTGCGGCTCGAGCTGCTGTGGGACCCGCGGCACAGGGACAG CATAATCCGCGAGGCGAGTGAAGCGTGCGAGGTTCACGTGTCTTGCGGCACGGGACTGAACCCACTCACACTGCACGCGTGTCTACAGCACTACACCAGGGCGGAACATCTGGCGCAGGAGGACGCCTGGAG gtgCCCTCAGTGTCAGCGATATATGCCGGTAGTGAAGACCCTCGGACTTTGGTCTCTGCCGGATATTCTTGTCATCCATTTGAAGAGATTTCGACA gcAAGCCAAAGGTCGGACCAGTACGAAGCTCACGACAATGGTTGAATTTCCATTAAACGATTTCGACATGACGCCGCATCTTGTAAGGAGAAACACCAGTGTCGTAGACTCGCCCGGTCATTCCCGATCTCCTCGGAGAAGACACTCCAAAACACTATCTAGCACTCTACAAGAGAATATGTACGATTTATATGCTATCTGTTACCACCACGGAGACGACCTCGAGACAGGACACTACACCGCAGCTTGTAAGAACCCCTACGATGGCCACTGGTACAAATTTGACGACTCCAGGGTCTCGCAGGTCGACGATGAGAACGCTTACAGTGAACTCGTTAACAACACAGCATACATGTTATTCTACAAACGCAAAAAACCCATCGTAACCCACTCTTGTTCCACCGACGATGATGTTCACTGGGCGTTGAGGATGCCCAAGTTCACAAAAATAACTGAATCTCTGAACGAGATAACCGAGATAAAAGAAGAGAATGTCGAGGACGGCAAAAATGAAATACCGAACGAGCCGGAGTCTGAAACCGACGCCACCGCCCCTACCCATAGCCCGCTATCCAGAAGTATCGAAAGTTTACCAGACGACTCCATGAACGAAGCGCCTTCTCCATTGAAACAAACTACCACTACTCTAATTCATAACACGGCTTCCATAATACAGTCTCCGACGCTGCAACGTCCGTTGTTAGTGGAGGTGAATGGGAATAAAACGAACGACGATGCGAATAAAAACGAAACGACCGTTACTATCGAACCATACATTCATAAAGACGTCCACGTGAACCCCAAGATGACGCCCGTGGACACGCGGCGGCCGCGCTCCGTGGACTACCCCGCGCGCTCCTCCGCGACCAACAAAGATGCGAACAGGAACTACGAGAGCTCTCCGCTCGTAGCGAGCATCAATGGGGTGGAGTATCATCCCACTACTGAAGATTTAATGCTTTCGATGTTCCAAGAATCGAAGTATATTGTTCCGAGGCACGGAAACCACATCTCTGGCGAATCTCACCCTACAA GTGAAAAATCTACTGCATGGAAAACTCGAATATCCACATGA
- the LOC128673414 gene encoding uncharacterized protein LOC128673414: MCYRYWLCFSMCLVSLWEEGAGHPGNLVWSGGPVHMECEHSADYLTHSGQHVKDNVIAIKAVTYSDEVYVITPRFKRGVMATVWQVVRGRAGPELLAFPSLRPHTVGDCDAIQNAIDIHLDHIGILWILDSGTVESLESPRCTCPPKVVVVSILLRKVTRNIDLSSLTMSTSLLQSIVVEYELGAKPFIYISDAARGAILVHDVTSGSEWSVLACPPAAGLQLALVRQTPATMLVMVRLHYQGLLELDTASLRRKSSLAPLRVFGENSKRVSILGFDSHHVYLRHRECSDVLVWNTKEAYNASNLISIHSPGPRLTPTSVSADPLKQLLIVLDSDYGDTIHTNLPTYHRITYIGQI; encoded by the exons ATGTGTTACCGTTACTGGTTATGTTTTAGCATGTGTTTGGTTTCACTGTGGGAGGAAGGAGCTGGTCATCCTGGCAACCTGGTGTGGAGCGGAGGACCCGTTCATATGGAGTGTGAGCACAGCGCTGACTATCTCACTCACAGCGGCCAGCATGTCAAGGATAATGTGATAGCTATTAAAGCTGTTACCTACAGCGATGAAGTCTATGTTATCACTCCCAg ATTCAAGAGGGGAGTAATGGCGACGGTTTGGCAAGTGGTCCGAGGTCGCGCCGGTCCTGAACTCCTGGCCTTCCCGTCCCTCCGCCCTCACACCGTAGGGGACTGCGATGCCATACAGAACGCGATTGACATCCACCTCGATCATATA GGCATATTGTGGATTTTGGACAGTGGTACAGTAGAATCGCTGGAGTCGCCGCGTTGCACATGTCCGCCGAAGGTGGTAGTCGTCAGCATATTGCTGAGGAAGGTCACCAGGAACATAGACCTTTCCTCACTTACCATGTCTACGTCGTTGCTCCAAAGCATTGTAGTGGAGTACGAGTTAGGAGCAAAGCCTTTTAT ATACATATCAGACGCAGCTCGTGGTGCCATCTTAGTCCACGACGTGACCTCCGGCTCAGAATGGTCAGTGCTGGCGTGTCCTCCCGCAGCTGGTCTCCAGCTGGCCCTGGTGCGTCAGACACCCGCTACTATGTTAGTTATGGTCAGACTTCATTACCAGGGCTTACTGGAGTTGGACACCGCCAGTCTACGAAGGAAGAGTTCGCTTGCTCCACTTAGAG tgTTTGGTGAAAATTCAAAACGTGTTTCCATCCTCGGGTTTGACTCGCACCACGTGTACCTACGTCACAGGGAGTGCTCCGACGTGCTCGTGTGGAACACCAAAGAGGCCTACAACGCGTCCAACCTGATCAGCATTCACTCTCCCGGCCCGCGGCTCACGCCCACCTCTGTATCCGCAGACCCTCTCAAACAGTTACTGATAGTGCTCGATTCAGATTATGGAGACACTATCCATACAAATCTGCCCACTTATCATAGAATAACCTATATTGgccaaatttaa
- the yellow-e gene encoding protein yellow has translation MGTRAIFLCACLATATATLEVVNQWNLLQFDFPPDPVLLEKFQPENTVPTGLEIGWDKIYLGIPRLRAGIPATMAWVPRSLPPGVSPVLQAYPDWSWHSAGRGDINCTGLVSVYRMRADRCNRLWVLDAGVLTSIDDFRRVCPPKILIFDMATDRLVRSVYFPRELLRPASLLTNIVLDDTRSPSTRHSTCDNIFAYISDTVAPGIIVYDGLRDNAWRVTHASMYPDPDLGEYDIGGERFTLMDGIVGLAHSPTQGLLYYQPLATDRLFSVSTAVLASGPPAEGAELPVNLVGRKSSQGLGIAVDPRDDTIIFSPITETAIAAWNPLANTHKLLAMDAEKLQFLAEVRWAERDNGAVWGLSTRFHKFFRRSVSKHEINVRVVRVPETGFAALQPHVLRRAARTPRNSTLH, from the exons ATGGGGACGCGTGCTATATTCCTCTGCGCGTGTCTAGCGACCGCCACCGCCACGCTCGAGGTGGTCAACCAATGGAACCTCCTCCAGTTCGACTTCCCCCCCGACCCGGTGTTGCTCGAGAAGTTCCAGCCTGAAAATACTGTTCCCACTGGTCTAGAGATCGGCTGGGACAAGATCTATCTGGGAATCCCAAGGTTGAGGGCAGGCATCCCGGCCACCATGGCCTGGGTACCTCGCAGCCTGCCACCCGGCGTTAGTCCCGTACTtcag GCGTACCCCGATTGGTCGTGGCACAGCGCCGGCCGCGGCGACATCAACTGCACCGGGCTGGTCTCCGTGTACCGCATGCGGGCCGACCGCTGCAACAGACTGTGGGTGCTGGACGCGGGCGTGCTAACCAGCATTGACGACTTCCGCCGCGTCTGCCCACCTAAGATCCTAATCTTCGACATGGCTACTGACAGAtta GTGAGGAGTGTGTACTTCCCCAGGGAGCTGCTGCGCCCAGCCTCCTTGCTGACCAACATAGTGCTGGACGACACCAGGTCGCCCTCCACCCGCCATTCCACTTGCGACAACATCTTCGCCTACATCAGTGACACTGTTGCTCcag GCATCATCGTGTACGACGGTCTCCGAGACAATGCGTGGCGCGTGACCCACGCCTCAATGTACCCGGACCCAGACCTTGGGGAGTACGATATCGGGGGCGAGAGGTTCACACTCATGGATGGCATTGTAGGGCTGGCCCACTCCCCCACTCAGGGCCTGTTATATTACCAGCCTTTAGCTACAGACAG ACTGTTCAGCGTATCAACAGCAGTGCTAGCTTCAGGGCCGCCAGCGGAGGGTGCGGAGTTGCCAGTGAACCTGGTGGGACGCAAGTCCTCGCAGGGTCTGGGCATCGCCGTGGACCCCCGCGACGACACAATCATCTTCAGCCCCATCACCGAGACCGCCATCGCCGCGTGGAACCCGCTCGCTAACACGCACaa gcTCCTGGCGATGGACGCGGAGAAGCTGCAATTCCTGGCGGAGGTGCGGTGGGCGGAGCGCGACAACGGCGCGGTGTGGGGGCTCTCTACGCGCTTCCACAAATTCTTCCGCAGATCCGTCTCCAAGCACGAG ATCAACGTGCGCGTGGTGCGCGTGCCGGAGACGGGGTTCGCGGCGCTGCAGCCGCACGTGCTGCGGCGCGCCGCGCGCACCCCGCGCAACTCCACGCTGCACTGA